One window of uncultured Methanoregula sp. genomic DNA carries:
- a CDS encoding UDP-glucose/GDP-mannose dehydrogenase family protein, protein MKISIIGTGYVGTVTGASFADLGHQVFFVDIDPQKVEEINNAQVTFFEPGLEELIKKNKKSISASTDTKDAVINSDCTFICVNTPSNPDGTLNTQYIENAAAAVGEAIGEKQDRHTVIIKSTVLPGTTEDIILPRLETASRKNAFLDFGLCVNPEFLKEGCAIQDFTRPDRIVFGVRDNDSRKMLDELYKSFTCPKFFTTIKTAEMIKYVSNAFLATKISFSNEIGNLCKEIGIEAPTVFAAVGLDPRINPFFFRSGIGFGGSCFPKDLNALSSFAHEKRINPALLNAVLSINNLQPIRMISLLKRHVPDLRGKQIGILGLAFKPDTDDIRESRAIPIVENLVHEGCRIVAFDPKAMDNFRKMFPKIEYADAPEQILSSDAILIVTEWGIFNTLDYRNKIVIDGRFIENAKKNAKVYEGVCW, encoded by the coding sequence ATGAAAATTTCAATAATTGGAACAGGATATGTCGGAACGGTCACCGGAGCCAGCTTCGCAGATCTGGGTCATCAGGTTTTTTTTGTGGACATCGATCCTCAAAAGGTAGAGGAAATAAATAATGCACAGGTCACTTTTTTCGAACCCGGGCTGGAAGAATTAATTAAAAAGAATAAAAAGTCAATTTCAGCATCCACGGATACAAAGGATGCTGTAATCAATTCGGATTGTACGTTCATCTGTGTGAATACACCTTCGAATCCGGATGGTACCCTGAACACACAATATATTGAAAATGCTGCAGCCGCTGTCGGAGAAGCAATCGGAGAAAAACAGGATCGGCATACAGTAATAATCAAAAGTACGGTACTTCCCGGTACGACCGAAGACATTATTTTACCCCGTCTTGAAACTGCATCCAGGAAAAACGCATTTTTGGATTTTGGCTTATGTGTAAACCCGGAATTCTTAAAGGAGGGGTGCGCAATCCAGGATTTCACTCGCCCTGACAGAATTGTTTTCGGGGTCCGGGATAATGACAGCAGGAAAATGCTGGATGAATTATATAAATCGTTTACATGTCCAAAATTTTTTACAACAATAAAAACCGCTGAAATGATAAAATATGTAAGTAACGCATTTCTGGCAACAAAGATCAGTTTTTCCAATGAGATCGGGAATTTATGCAAAGAGATAGGTATTGAAGCCCCGACAGTATTTGCTGCAGTCGGATTGGATCCTCGTATCAATCCCTTTTTTTTCCGGTCGGGAATTGGGTTCGGGGGATCCTGTTTTCCAAAAGATTTGAATGCATTATCTTCTTTTGCGCATGAAAAAAGAATAAATCCGGCCCTGTTAAACGCAGTTCTTTCAATTAATAATTTACAACCCATCCGGATGATATCCCTCCTTAAACGTCACGTGCCTGATTTACGCGGGAAACAAATCGGAATTCTTGGCCTTGCATTCAAACCTGATACGGATGACATTCGTGAAAGCCGGGCAATACCAATCGTCGAAAATCTTGTACACGAGGGTTGTCGTATTGTTGCATTCGATCCAAAAGCAATGGATAACTTCCGTAAAATGTTCCCGAAAATTGAATATGCTGATGCGCCGGAACAGATCCTTTCATCAGATGCAATACTGATTGTCACGGAATGGGGCATTTTCAATACTCTCGACTATCGGAATAAAATTGTTATTGATGGACGTTTTATTGAAAACGCTAAGAAAAACGCTAAAGTGTATGAAGGTGTTTGCTGGTGA
- the galU gene encoding UTP--glucose-1-phosphate uridylyltransferase GalU: MFEKQDIRKAIIPAAGLGTRFLPVTKSMPKEMLPIINIPAIHFVVEEAIQSGIEDIIIITARGKRSIEDYFDDSPELESFLEQNQKDHLLKLVQNISTLADIHYIRQKEPRGLGDAVLMAEKHIGDEPFAVLLGDDIVKSDIPCIRQLMDIYKKHHNSVIAVEPVPSEMVSSYGIIQGSYIDNNLMKIENVVEKPKISEAPSNIGAIGRYIFTPALFECIRKSPVRINKEIQIADGINILTHSQPVLAYRFSGKRYDIGDKYGYVQATLDFAMNDAAIRKKLLPYLKSITAKTQN, encoded by the coding sequence ATGTTTGAAAAACAGGATATTCGCAAAGCGATAATTCCAGCGGCCGGTTTAGGTACCCGGTTCTTACCTGTTACAAAATCGATGCCCAAGGAAATGCTTCCCATCATCAATATCCCTGCGATTCACTTTGTTGTTGAAGAGGCAATACAATCGGGGATAGAGGATATCATAATCATCACCGCCAGAGGTAAGCGTTCTATAGAGGACTATTTTGATGATTCTCCGGAATTGGAGTCGTTTCTCGAGCAAAATCAAAAAGATCACCTGCTAAAACTTGTGCAGAATATTTCCACGCTTGCAGACATCCACTATATCCGGCAAAAGGAGCCCCGGGGACTGGGTGACGCAGTTCTGATGGCTGAGAAACATATCGGTGACGAACCATTCGCCGTGCTCCTTGGAGACGATATAGTTAAATCGGATATACCGTGCATAAGGCAGTTAATGGACATTTATAAAAAGCACCACAATTCTGTGATCGCTGTCGAACCGGTTCCCAGTGAAATGGTAAGCAGTTATGGAATAATTCAAGGCAGTTATATTGACAATAATCTTATGAAGATTGAAAATGTTGTTGAAAAGCCGAAAATATCCGAGGCTCCCTCAAATATTGGTGCAATCGGCCGGTACATTTTCACACCTGCGCTTTTTGAATGCATACGGAAATCTCCGGTACGTATAAATAAAGAGATCCAGATTGCAGATGGTATAAATATTCTTACGCATTCACAACCCGTTTTAGCATATCGTTTTTCAGGAAAACGCTATGATATTGGGGATAAATATGGTTATGTTCAGGCTACCCTGGATTTTGCCATGAATGATGCAGCCATAAGAAAAAAATTATTGCCGTATCTAAAAAGCATAACAGCCAAAACTCAAAACTGA